From a single Vallitalea longa genomic region:
- a CDS encoding glycosyl hydrolase family 95 catalytic domain-containing protein, giving the protein MDIKKEYKVPKSYCNLNFDEPILNWDEAIPLGNGLTGCLIWGNGSPLNFSLDRGDLWDKRPANETLRDDFNYKKLIELVENKDQQGIRDLFDNCYNKPTPTKIPAGKIILDYGNVINISSHLNLENAVTDISVIKEEETSNIKSFIHATKKIGLITISNYEMVKELKIVAPKFGVKCEKQDAYEYRNEDKLHRSLKNLVYPEVKLYEEEDLRWFVQKTEEDLEYGIILGQKVISDDLYIVYSIGSSIDGENWLEDHKNNIREALESGYDIMLADHKNWWKKFWGKSSINLYDKELERMWYLTNYLFGSCSRKNAPPMPLQGVWTADNGELPPWKGDYHNDLNTQLSYLHYLKANHIEEGESFIDFLWNLVPEGKEFAKKFFDADGLCLPAVMTIDGKPLGGWPMYSLNLTNQIWLCQFFQRHWEYTGDDEFLENKAYPYLKETAKCMLRWLKPGKDGKLYLPLSSSPEIHDDELEAWLTPNSNYDLSLLRYLFSTLYTMADVLEYDEKSLWKEKLELLPELAVNENNVLMLSQDESLKESHRHHGHAMAIYPLDLFNYNLGGRDKKIIDSTIEDLEKLGKGFWVGFSFTWMSKFYSRQGNGDAAAFQLKLFWENLCSENGFHLNGDYKSKGLTNWHYRPFTLESNMCAADSIQEMLLQTFDKVIRVFPAIPYEWKKNGASFNDFRGMKGILISASIINDKVEYIHLKADKEGEYTIQNKFDSDCIIIKKEHNIEKINCNVGMNFKINLMKEEECTIIAK; this is encoded by the coding sequence ATGGATATTAAAAAAGAATATAAGGTACCAAAGTCATATTGTAATCTTAACTTTGATGAGCCTATATTGAATTGGGATGAAGCAATACCTTTGGGTAATGGTTTAACAGGTTGTTTGATCTGGGGAAATGGTTCACCATTAAATTTCAGTCTAGACAGAGGAGATTTATGGGATAAACGTCCAGCAAATGAGACTCTAAGGGATGATTTCAATTATAAGAAATTGATAGAACTAGTAGAAAACAAAGACCAGCAGGGCATTAGAGATTTATTTGATAACTGCTACAATAAACCAACTCCGACAAAAATTCCAGCAGGGAAAATAATATTGGACTATGGAAATGTAATCAATATAAGCAGCCATTTGAATCTTGAAAATGCAGTTACTGACATAAGTGTAATAAAAGAGGAAGAAACCTCTAACATAAAAAGTTTTATCCATGCTACCAAAAAGATAGGATTAATAACAATATCTAATTATGAAATGGTGAAAGAATTAAAAATTGTAGCTCCTAAGTTTGGAGTGAAATGTGAAAAACAAGATGCTTATGAGTATAGGAATGAAGATAAATTACATAGATCATTAAAAAATCTGGTATATCCTGAAGTTAAGTTATACGAGGAAGAAGATCTAAGATGGTTTGTACAGAAAACAGAAGAAGACTTAGAGTATGGAATAATATTAGGACAGAAAGTTATTTCTGATGATCTATATATTGTTTATAGTATTGGTTCAAGTATAGATGGTGAAAATTGGCTTGAAGACCATAAGAATAATATACGTGAAGCGCTAGAATCTGGTTATGATATTATGCTGGCGGATCACAAAAATTGGTGGAAGAAATTCTGGGGAAAAAGTTCAATAAATTTATATGATAAAGAATTGGAAAGAATGTGGTATTTGACCAATTATCTTTTTGGATCATGTTCAAGAAAAAATGCTCCACCTATGCCATTGCAGGGAGTATGGACTGCTGATAATGGTGAATTGCCACCTTGGAAGGGTGATTACCATAATGATTTGAATACACAATTAAGTTATCTCCATTACTTGAAAGCTAATCATATAGAAGAAGGTGAAAGTTTTATAGATTTTCTATGGAACCTTGTACCTGAAGGAAAAGAGTTTGCAAAAAAATTCTTTGATGCAGATGGTTTATGTTTGCCAGCAGTAATGACTATAGATGGTAAACCACTTGGAGGATGGCCCATGTACAGTCTGAACCTGACCAATCAGATATGGTTATGTCAATTTTTTCAACGACATTGGGAATATACAGGAGATGATGAGTTCTTAGAGAACAAGGCATATCCCTATTTGAAAGAGACAGCAAAATGTATGTTAAGATGGTTGAAACCCGGTAAGGATGGAAAATTATATCTTCCATTATCCAGTTCACCAGAAATTCATGATGATGAATTAGAGGCATGGTTAACACCTAACAGTAATTATGACCTGTCATTATTAAGATATCTATTTTCAACTTTGTATACTATGGCAGATGTCCTTGAATATGACGAAAAATCCCTATGGAAAGAAAAATTAGAATTATTGCCTGAGTTGGCTGTTAACGAGAATAATGTACTTATGCTGTCTCAGGACGAATCATTAAAAGAAAGTCATAGACATCATGGTCATGCAATGGCAATATATCCATTAGATCTTTTTAATTATAATCTAGGTGGAAGAGATAAAAAAATAATTGACAGCACTATTGAAGATTTAGAAAAATTAGGTAAAGGTTTTTGGGTAGGATTTTCATTCACATGGATGTCAAAATTTTACTCAAGACAGGGAAATGGTGATGCAGCAGCTTTTCAGTTGAAACTTTTCTGGGAAAATCTTTGTTCAGAAAATGGTTTCCATCTAAATGGAGATTACAAAAGCAAAGGATTGACTAATTGGCACTATAGACCGTTCACATTAGAAAGCAATATGTGTGCTGCTGATTCCATCCAAGAAATGTTGTTACAGACATTTGATAAAGTTATAAGGGTATTTCCTGCTATTCCATATGAATGGAAGAAAAATGGTGCTAGTTTCAATGATTTCAGAGGAATGAAAGGAATCTTGATATCTGCATCAATCATAAATGATAAAGTGGAATATATACATCTAAAAGCAGACAAAGAAGGTGAATACACAATCCAAAATAAATTTGATTCGGATTGTATTATTATCAAAAAAGAACATAATATCGAAAAAATCAATTGTAATGTAGGAATGAACTTTAAGATTAATTTAATGAAAGAGGAAGAGTGTACTATTATAGCTAAATAA
- a CDS encoding DUF5107 domain-containing protein yields the protein MKPSLVFTNYYYECEDSIKESSVPSICEMINVQNKDEQQNFLSEDEGLHIGYGKIVGCFPYKEQNQYTTNLKKREVAVAVLENDYLKATFLSEYGARLWELIDKKTGKNLLYTNDVIQPRNLALRNAWFSGGVEWNLGVIGHSPFTCDKLYAAETTREDGTPILRFYEFERIRKVTYQMDFWLEEDSNILFCRMRIDNRNSDMIPMYWWSNIAAPEYEHGRLVVPATEAYKNSTSGGIRKVQVPVDNEAGYDITFYGNTVSSVDYFFDIPSDTKKYIANVNNDGYGLLQLSSDRLQGRKLFSWGHIEGSDNWQDVLTKNAGKYIELQAGLAKTQYECIPMPPNTVWEWIECYTSLDADPDNIFNEYDDAVRTVDAQVENIWNKYDLNAMVTETKDSVGKKKFNLVQTASGYGALENMLREKLGEISISQHLEFSVNEDVRDWLDIMEMNTFADKDVDIPPISFVVGNEWIEILEKSSKGEGKDNWYVWYQLGVMYKYINKLEEALKCFKESLFLEANKWSYHGVAYLYNEMNDIDKAAKYAVKAIELGADDYSLCESCMKLLLNNEFYELIIKTYGIIGEELQNNNRIKMYLAFAYVNTGKVDEADKMMNEEEGLDVVDIREGEISITELWEQIFKLKNPDVKGEDIRVPKKYNYKMKVYSDN from the coding sequence ATGAAACCATCACTTGTATTTACTAATTATTATTATGAATGTGAAGACTCTATCAAAGAATCTTCTGTACCATCAATTTGTGAGATGATTAATGTTCAAAACAAAGACGAACAACAAAATTTCTTATCAGAAGATGAAGGACTACATATAGGGTATGGTAAAATAGTAGGTTGTTTTCCTTATAAAGAGCAGAATCAGTATACTACTAATCTAAAAAAAAGAGAGGTAGCAGTAGCTGTTCTGGAAAATGATTATTTGAAGGCAACATTCCTATCAGAGTATGGGGCTAGGCTGTGGGAATTAATCGATAAGAAGACAGGAAAAAATCTGTTGTACACTAATGATGTAATACAACCTAGAAATCTGGCTCTAAGAAATGCATGGTTCAGTGGTGGAGTTGAATGGAATCTAGGGGTAATTGGACATTCACCATTTACCTGTGATAAGTTATATGCTGCTGAAACTACTAGAGAAGATGGTACACCAATACTTAGATTCTATGAATTTGAAAGGATACGAAAAGTGACTTATCAGATGGATTTCTGGTTAGAAGAAGATTCTAACATATTGTTCTGTAGAATGCGTATAGATAATAGAAATTCTGATATGATACCTATGTATTGGTGGTCTAATATAGCTGCTCCTGAATATGAACACGGACGACTTGTTGTTCCTGCAACAGAAGCATATAAAAATTCTACAAGTGGTGGTATAAGGAAAGTTCAAGTACCTGTTGATAATGAAGCTGGTTATGATATCACATTCTATGGAAACACTGTATCATCAGTAGATTATTTCTTTGATATTCCATCAGACACTAAGAAATACATAGCTAATGTCAATAATGATGGCTACGGCCTTTTGCAGTTATCTTCTGATCGATTACAAGGGAGAAAATTGTTTTCATGGGGACATATAGAAGGTTCTGATAATTGGCAAGATGTATTGACTAAAAATGCAGGAAAATATATTGAACTTCAAGCTGGTCTTGCGAAAACTCAATATGAATGTATTCCAATGCCACCTAATACTGTCTGGGAATGGATAGAATGCTATACAAGTCTAGATGCTGATCCAGATAATATATTCAACGAGTATGATGACGCAGTAAGAACCGTGGATGCTCAAGTAGAAAATATTTGGAATAAATATGATCTAAACGCTATGGTTACTGAAACTAAGGATTCAGTAGGAAAGAAAAAATTCAATCTTGTTCAGACTGCTAGTGGTTATGGTGCTCTAGAAAATATGCTTAGAGAGAAACTTGGTGAAATTTCAATAAGCCAACATCTGGAATTTTCAGTAAATGAAGATGTAAGAGATTGGTTGGATATTATGGAAATGAACACTTTTGCTGATAAAGACGTTGATATACCTCCAATAAGTTTTGTAGTCGGTAATGAGTGGATAGAAATATTAGAAAAATCTTCTAAAGGAGAAGGAAAAGACAACTGGTATGTATGGTATCAATTAGGGGTTATGTACAAGTATATCAACAAACTTGAAGAAGCTTTAAAATGTTTTAAGGAATCTTTGTTTCTAGAAGCAAATAAATGGTCTTATCATGGAGTAGCATACCTATATAATGAAATGAATGATATAGACAAAGCAGCAAAGTATGCAGTAAAAGCTATAGAGTTAGGTGCCGATGACTATTCATTATGTGAAAGTTGTATGAAGCTTCTATTAAATAATGAATTCTATGAACTTATAATTAAGACCTATGGAATAATAGGGGAAGAATTACAAAATAATAACCGTATTAAGATGTATTTAGCTTTTGCTTACGTTAATACAGGAAAAGTTGATGAAGCTGATAAGATGATGAATGAAGAAGAGGGATTAGATGTGGTTGATATTCGTGAAGGAGAAATATCTATCACAGAATTATGGGAACAAATATTCAAATTAAAGAATCCTGACGTTAAAGGAGAGGATATAAGAGTTCCTAAGAAATATAATTATAAGATGAAAGTTTACAGTGATAATTAG